In Candidatus Palauibacter polyketidifaciens, a single genomic region encodes these proteins:
- a CDS encoding SRPBCC family protein has translation MAEPVLVARMIDTIDADPEAVFATVAHGGRHGEAIPEVESVDFVSDETMGVGAQFRENRDWTAVQVLFAKFARLHRNVIECIEYEPHRRVRYMSNGAGARWHSIYTLVPVDEGRTRLELRLEIRPKNPLGRWLPQLMKAPLQASTEADFKAIKRHIEDGAS, from the coding sequence ATGGCTGAGCCGGTGCTCGTGGCCCGGATGATCGACACGATCGACGCGGACCCGGAAGCCGTGTTCGCGACGGTCGCGCACGGCGGCCGGCACGGCGAAGCGATTCCCGAAGTGGAAAGCGTGGACTTCGTTTCCGACGAGACCATGGGCGTCGGGGCGCAGTTCCGGGAAAACCGGGACTGGACGGCGGTCCAGGTGCTGTTCGCGAAATTCGCCAGGCTGCACAGGAACGTCATCGAGTGCATCGAGTACGAGCCCCACCGGCGAGTGCGCTACATGTCCAACGGCGCGGGAGCGCGGTGGCATTCGATCTACACGCTAGTCCCGGTGGACGAAGGCCGGACGCGACTGGAACTCCGGCTGGAGATCCGCCCCAAAAACCCTCTGGGCAGATGGCTGCCGCAGCTGATGAAGGCCCCCCTCCAGGCCAGCACCGAGGCCGACTTCAAGGCGATCAAGCGCCACATCGAAGACGGCGCGAGCTGA
- a CDS encoding oxygenase MpaB family protein: protein MNIPSCYVDGYAEAWKVDAKLAEQYIRHTNVGDPVADAVVAALATTASPAGVHRIIAEALEGRGDVPKGTPQVLRDLLVETGTLPDWFDRELYRDATRAFLRNSDMVLGALVGGAIIEGFSTLISRSFRIRGRITTNGVRRLKQNLQQLVDQYLPGGIEPGGDGWRLTIRIRLVHAQARRLIATSDEWDHSVYGVPLSAAHMLLGAAAFSGRLMQHVSKLGGDFSKRDREAYVHVWRHTGLLLGIPDEIMFRDFESSVRCFEIGSLCEPPPAEDAIIMANSIINSAPIVLGYEKPDERRSMAAFMYQVSRELIGNRLADQLRYPAARLKKEVPLLRLRNLGNRILRRLAPPLASYRSMERFSSLFAVSNLGRYEHKYSLPTSVFDEDSAEW from the coding sequence TTGAACATTCCGTCCTGTTACGTCGATGGCTACGCGGAAGCGTGGAAGGTGGATGCCAAGTTGGCGGAGCAGTACATCCGCCACACGAACGTAGGCGATCCCGTCGCGGATGCCGTGGTGGCGGCACTGGCCACGACCGCCAGTCCCGCGGGGGTGCACAGGATCATTGCGGAGGCGCTTGAAGGCCGCGGGGACGTACCGAAAGGCACGCCCCAGGTGCTGCGGGACCTCCTTGTCGAGACGGGTACCCTGCCGGACTGGTTCGATCGGGAGTTGTACCGTGACGCGACGCGCGCCTTTCTGCGCAACTCGGACATGGTCCTGGGCGCGCTGGTGGGCGGGGCGATCATCGAGGGCTTTTCGACCCTGATCAGCCGCTCCTTCCGTATCCGAGGGCGGATCACGACGAACGGGGTGCGGCGGCTCAAGCAGAACCTGCAGCAGTTGGTGGATCAGTATTTGCCCGGCGGTATCGAGCCGGGCGGCGACGGGTGGAGACTGACGATCAGAATCCGACTGGTCCACGCGCAGGCTAGACGACTGATCGCGACGTCCGATGAATGGGATCACTCCGTATACGGGGTTCCTCTCAGCGCCGCCCACATGCTGCTTGGCGCCGCAGCTTTCTCCGGGCGGCTGATGCAGCATGTGTCGAAGCTGGGCGGCGATTTCAGCAAGAGGGATCGCGAGGCTTACGTACACGTCTGGCGCCACACCGGTCTCCTGCTCGGGATACCCGACGAGATCATGTTTCGCGACTTCGAATCCTCGGTGCGCTGCTTCGAGATCGGGTCGCTCTGCGAACCTCCGCCCGCGGAGGACGCGATCATCATGGCGAACAGCATCATCAACAGCGCGCCGATCGTGCTGGGGTACGAGAAACCCGACGAGCGGCGTTCCATGGCGGCGTTCATGTACCAGGTATCCCGCGAGTTGATCGGCAACAGGCTGGCGGACCAGCTCAGGTATCCCGCCGCAAGACTGAAGAAAGAGGTGCCGTTGCTGCGGCTGCGGAACCTGGGCAACCGGATATTGCGCAGACTCGCGCCGCCGCTGGCCTCGTATCGCTCGATGGAACGGTTCAGCAGCCTGTTCGCCGTCTCGAATCTGGGCCGATACGAGCACAAGTACAGCTTGCCCACCTCGGTGTTCGACGAGGATTCGGCCGAGTGGTAG
- a CDS encoding aldehyde dehydrogenase family protein translates to MTDKTPETIRDRLWIGNEWTDAQGGGTFATVDPATEETIAEVAEGDAADVDRAVAAARAAFRDDAWRRMNPHERSGLLWKLADLVDANADELGLLETRDNGKPYFEARQADVPIAAQVFRYYAGLADKVQGDTIPVPGPFLNYTLREPVGVVGAIVPWNFPLTLAAWKVAPALACGNTVVLKPAEQTPLTALRLGELAGEAGFPPGVLNVVPGFGETAGAALVRHAGVDTITFTGSTEVGRIIMREAAETLKKVSLELGGKSPNIVFADADLDVAVQGASMGVFYGKGEVCAAGSRILVERAVHDEFLDGLKGLAEQATVGDPMAPTTRLGAIVSGEQLDRVMGYVEAGRRDGANLVAGGERVKVNGRGNFVTATVFSDVDPAMTIAREEIFGPVAAVIPFDDVDDAVAKANDTLYGLAAGVWTRDIGKAHRLAAEIDAGTVWVNTYHQSAPGSPFGGYKESGFGRDLGFHSALEKYTHLKSVWVALDR, encoded by the coding sequence ATGACCGACAAGACCCCCGAAACGATTCGCGACCGCCTCTGGATCGGGAACGAGTGGACGGATGCGCAGGGTGGCGGCACCTTCGCGACGGTGGACCCCGCGACCGAGGAGACGATCGCCGAGGTGGCGGAGGGGGACGCGGCGGATGTCGACCGCGCGGTGGCGGCGGCGCGCGCGGCGTTCCGCGACGACGCGTGGCGGCGGATGAACCCGCACGAGCGCTCCGGGCTGCTCTGGAAGCTGGCGGACCTGGTGGACGCGAACGCCGACGAACTGGGCCTGCTCGAGACCCGGGACAACGGCAAGCCGTACTTCGAGGCGCGGCAGGCCGACGTGCCCATCGCGGCGCAGGTATTCCGCTACTACGCCGGGCTCGCCGACAAGGTGCAGGGCGACACGATCCCGGTGCCGGGGCCCTTTCTCAACTACACGCTGCGCGAGCCCGTGGGGGTGGTCGGGGCGATCGTCCCGTGGAACTTCCCGCTGACGCTGGCGGCGTGGAAGGTGGCGCCGGCGCTCGCCTGCGGGAACACGGTGGTGCTCAAGCCCGCCGAGCAGACGCCGCTGACCGCGCTGCGCCTGGGCGAGCTGGCCGGGGAGGCCGGGTTCCCGCCGGGGGTGCTGAACGTGGTGCCCGGCTTCGGGGAGACCGCGGGCGCGGCGCTGGTGCGGCACGCGGGGGTGGACACGATCACGTTCACCGGCTCGACCGAGGTGGGCCGGATCATCATGCGCGAGGCTGCGGAGACGCTCAAGAAGGTGTCGCTGGAGCTGGGCGGCAAGTCGCCGAACATCGTCTTCGCCGACGCGGACCTGGACGTGGCCGTGCAGGGCGCCTCGATGGGCGTCTTCTACGGCAAGGGCGAGGTGTGCGCGGCGGGGAGCCGGATCCTGGTGGAGCGCGCGGTGCACGACGAGTTCCTGGACGGGCTGAAGGGGCTTGCCGAGCAGGCGACGGTGGGCGACCCGATGGCCCCGACGACGCGCCTGGGGGCGATCGTGAGCGGGGAGCAGCTCGACCGCGTGATGGGGTACGTCGAGGCCGGCAGGCGCGACGGCGCGAACCTGGTGGCGGGCGGCGAGCGCGTGAAGGTGAACGGACGCGGCAACTTCGTGACCGCCACCGTCTTCAGCGACGTGGACCCCGCGATGACCATCGCCCGCGAGGAGATCTTCGGCCCCGTGGCGGCGGTGATCCCCTTCGACGACGTAGACGATGCGGTCGCCAAGGCCAACGATACGCTGTACGGGCTCGCGGCCGGCGTGTGGACCCGCGACATCGGCAAGGCGCACCGGCTGGCGGCGGAGATCGACGCGGGGACGGTGTGGGTGAACACCTACCACCAGTCGGCGCCGGGATCACCGTTCGGCGGCTACAAGGAGAGCGGCTTCGGCAGGGATCTTGGCTTCCACTCGGCGCTGGAGAAGTACACGCACCTCAAGAGCGTCTGGGTGGCGCTGGATCGATAG
- a CDS encoding SLC13 family permease, which translates to MNLEVFVVGGILAVAVVLFVTEKIRVDLVALMVMLSLVVTGILEGEQAVMGFANEAVITIASVLVLSGALTRTGVAHFIGQRVLAASGDGVGRLVAVMMATVGLLSGIMNDIGITALMLPVVLDMARRTGTPPSKLLMPLAFGSLLGGMTTLIGTAPNILVNGALQDAGFEPFGMFSFTPVGLTALAVGIVYMTFLGRRLFPDRDPKKESTPADLGGLYDLRGLIGMLRAPDDSTLAGRTLQQSRLGQALGLNVVAVQRSGQMILAPGTDFVLGGGDELVVEGTLERFEALRAWKHLEIESRDRTLERIADASIEVAELELAEDSPLIGQTVREADLRRTRGLHVLAILRGDRAHRTGLRLMTLAPGDRLLVAAKSGRLAAPGEDRTFGAVHSVPAGELLPRYRLERRIQSVRISEESLLAGQLLAETRLADAFGLTVVGILRADEELLMPDPDTKLEGGDVLLLRGRFEDLEILGGLQGLTVGDNRPLDFSRLESDTVGLAEASLSPRTTFAGKTIEELGFRKNYGVSILAIWRNGKIYRSGLPRMELLPGDAFLLYGDRNKLALLVEHPDFLVMTEGAAEVVRSRKAPVSAVIMTGVLASVVSGLLPIFIAAPIGAVAMVLTGCLNIEEAYRCIELKAVVLIAGMLSLGLAMQESGTAALVAEAVLGSLADFGPLAVVAGLFLITALSAQMMPTAAVSVLMSPIALSTATSEGLSPQALMMTVAVASSCAFMSPVGHPVNLLVMGFGGYRFVDFIKAGFPLLVLVMAVVLTVLPLVWRLVPAG; encoded by the coding sequence GTGAATCTCGAGGTCTTCGTCGTCGGGGGGATTCTCGCGGTCGCGGTGGTCCTGTTCGTCACCGAGAAGATCCGGGTAGACCTCGTCGCGTTGATGGTGATGCTGAGTCTCGTCGTGACCGGCATCCTCGAGGGCGAGCAGGCGGTCATGGGCTTCGCCAACGAAGCGGTCATCACCATCGCCTCGGTCCTGGTCCTGAGCGGAGCGCTCACGCGGACCGGGGTGGCTCATTTCATTGGCCAGCGCGTTCTGGCGGCATCGGGCGATGGAGTCGGCCGCCTCGTCGCGGTGATGATGGCCACGGTGGGCCTCCTGTCGGGAATCATGAACGACATCGGGATCACGGCGCTCATGCTGCCGGTCGTGCTGGACATGGCCCGCCGCACGGGGACGCCGCCGTCCAAGCTGCTCATGCCCCTCGCCTTCGGATCCCTGCTCGGCGGGATGACGACCCTGATCGGGACCGCGCCGAACATCCTCGTCAACGGGGCGCTGCAGGACGCCGGGTTCGAGCCCTTCGGGATGTTCTCGTTCACGCCCGTCGGGCTGACCGCGCTCGCGGTCGGAATCGTCTACATGACTTTCCTGGGCCGACGGCTGTTTCCGGACCGGGATCCGAAGAAGGAATCGACTCCCGCGGATCTGGGGGGACTCTACGACCTGCGCGGCCTGATCGGCATGCTGAGAGCCCCAGACGATTCGACCCTGGCGGGCAGGACGCTGCAGCAGAGCCGGTTGGGCCAGGCCCTGGGCCTCAACGTGGTCGCCGTGCAGCGAAGCGGGCAGATGATCCTCGCGCCCGGGACCGACTTCGTTCTGGGCGGGGGAGATGAGCTGGTCGTCGAAGGCACCCTCGAGCGGTTCGAGGCCCTGCGCGCATGGAAGCACCTGGAGATCGAGTCGCGGGACCGAACGCTGGAGCGGATCGCCGACGCCTCCATCGAGGTCGCGGAACTGGAGTTGGCGGAAGATTCGCCGCTGATCGGGCAGACCGTTCGAGAGGCGGATCTGCGCCGGACCCGTGGCCTGCACGTACTCGCGATTCTGCGGGGCGATCGGGCGCATCGCACGGGATTGCGGCTGATGACGCTCGCTCCGGGGGACCGCCTGCTGGTTGCGGCGAAGAGCGGACGCCTCGCCGCACCGGGGGAGGACCGGACGTTCGGCGCCGTCCATTCCGTGCCGGCAGGAGAACTGCTTCCCCGCTACCGGCTGGAGCGCCGGATCCAGAGCGTCAGAATCTCGGAAGAATCGCTGCTCGCCGGTCAGCTGCTCGCGGAAACCCGGTTGGCCGATGCATTCGGCCTGACGGTGGTGGGGATCCTGCGGGCCGATGAAGAGCTTCTCATGCCGGATCCGGACACGAAACTCGAGGGAGGGGACGTCCTCCTGCTCCGGGGGCGGTTCGAGGATCTCGAGATTCTGGGGGGGCTCCAGGGATTGACGGTGGGCGACAACCGTCCCCTGGACTTCAGCCGGCTGGAGTCGGACACCGTCGGCCTGGCGGAGGCTTCGCTTTCTCCGCGCACGACGTTCGCGGGAAAGACGATCGAGGAACTCGGGTTCCGCAAGAACTACGGTGTTTCCATCCTTGCGATATGGCGGAATGGAAAGATCTACCGGAGCGGGCTCCCGCGAATGGAACTGCTCCCGGGCGATGCGTTCCTGCTTTACGGCGACAGGAACAAGCTCGCGCTCCTGGTGGAACACCCGGACTTCCTCGTCATGACCGAAGGGGCGGCGGAGGTGGTGCGAAGCCGGAAGGCTCCGGTCAGCGCCGTCATCATGACGGGCGTCCTGGCTTCGGTGGTCTCGGGCCTTCTGCCGATCTTCATCGCGGCGCCGATCGGAGCGGTCGCGATGGTGCTGACGGGCTGTCTCAACATCGAAGAGGCCTATCGGTGTATCGAGTTGAAGGCGGTGGTCCTGATCGCGGGGATGCTGAGCCTGGGACTGGCGATGCAGGAATCCGGAACGGCCGCGCTGGTGGCCGAGGCGGTGCTGGGATCTCTGGCGGACTTCGGCCCTCTGGCCGTGGTGGCGGGACTTTTCCTGATCACCGCGCTGTCCGCTCAGATGATGCCGACGGCGGCGGTGTCGGTCCTCATGTCGCCGATTGCTCTCAGCACGGCCACGAGTGAAGGACTCTCGCCCCAGGCGCTGATGATGACGGTCGCGGTGGCAAGTTCCTGCGCCTTCATGAGCCCGGTGGGCCACCCGGTCAATCTGTTGGTGATGGGTTTCGGCGGATACCGATTCGTCGATTTCATCAAGGCGGGATTCCCGCTGCTGGTCCTGGTCATGGCCGTGGTCCTGACCGTCCTCCCCCTCGTATGGCGGCTCGTGCCCGCAGGCTGA
- a CDS encoding TonB-dependent receptor has product MKRLIAVPFLLIVGLSAAAPPSAAQAQQDEGVIEGIVRSAEGGMPLAGATVTVVGTGRGAVTHGDGAFRIAVPDAEQYQLRVDRLGYATTTLDVGHGELATVDLEVAAVPSPDLVVTAVLSPTVANEAIRPSAVFAGEELQRQLAGTVAKTVSTVPGVAVNSMGPGTAQPVIRGLSGDRILILEDGRRVGDVINSGLDHASALSPSTARRIDVIRGPSAILYGSSVLGGVINVVRDEVPRAVPYRPTGFASMQGQSATRALGGSGEMTVGITENVPLRVEVSKRESGDLRTPIGRLAGTQTDVWSASAGTSWVDDWGYAGGSFRVFRNDYGIPGGFLGGHTNPVRTEQERAAGRFRSVIRPGQGLEAIEVDAGYTTYQHHEQESSGILGAMYEREIVSGEARVRHGRWGPFTSGAIGTRVSFEDFGYGGVLYNPDSRRRTQAAYLLEEIQLDPVSIEAGLRYDRVELEPDEEDPTSDIGHIRSRSFDALSGSLGALLRLSGPLTVGGSVGRAFRTPDVHELYSEGPHLASNSFDVGNPSLETETGLGIDLFGRLTGQRLNAEATWFRNAISGYIFPQATGKLSRVRLPIYQFVGEDAVLTGFEGVLEWSMPAGFKVEAAASYVRGTLSATDEPLPFMPPLQGRFAIGYSPVDWFVEAETRMARSQERTGRFEEPTDGYAIFGVSGGMRFTFAGRLHVVTLHLENLGDTEYRHHLSRVKEIMPEAGRALSVSYRVVF; this is encoded by the coding sequence ATGAAACGACTCATCGCAGTTCCTTTTCTTCTGATCGTGGGCCTGAGCGCCGCCGCGCCGCCTTCGGCCGCGCAGGCGCAACAGGACGAGGGCGTTATCGAGGGAATCGTTCGGTCGGCGGAGGGCGGGATGCCGCTCGCGGGCGCGACGGTCACGGTCGTCGGCACCGGCCGCGGCGCCGTCACCCACGGAGACGGGGCGTTCCGCATCGCCGTGCCGGACGCCGAGCAGTACCAGCTCCGGGTCGATCGCCTCGGGTACGCAACGACGACGCTCGATGTCGGCCACGGAGAGCTGGCCACGGTCGACCTTGAAGTCGCCGCCGTTCCTTCGCCCGATCTCGTTGTCACGGCAGTCCTGAGCCCCACGGTCGCGAACGAGGCCATCCGGCCCTCCGCGGTCTTCGCGGGGGAGGAACTGCAGCGGCAGCTGGCCGGAACCGTCGCGAAGACGGTGTCGACCGTTCCGGGCGTCGCCGTGAACAGCATGGGGCCGGGCACCGCCCAGCCGGTCATCCGCGGCCTGTCCGGAGACCGGATCCTCATCCTCGAGGACGGCCGGCGCGTCGGCGACGTCATCAACAGCGGCCTGGACCACGCCTCGGCGCTCTCCCCTTCCACGGCTCGGCGTATCGACGTGATTCGCGGGCCGAGCGCGATTCTCTACGGCAGCAGCGTCCTTGGAGGCGTGATCAACGTCGTGCGGGACGAGGTACCCCGCGCGGTGCCGTACCGCCCGACCGGCTTCGCCTCGATGCAGGGGCAGTCCGCGACGCGCGCCCTCGGGGGAAGCGGCGAGATGACCGTCGGAATCACCGAAAACGTCCCGCTCCGCGTCGAGGTGTCGAAGCGCGAGTCCGGGGATCTGCGGACGCCTATCGGGAGGCTCGCGGGAACCCAGACGGATGTATGGAGCGCGTCGGCCGGAACCTCGTGGGTGGACGACTGGGGCTACGCGGGCGGGTCATTTCGCGTCTTCAGGAACGACTACGGGATCCCCGGGGGCTTCCTCGGCGGCCACACGAACCCGGTGCGCACGGAGCAGGAGAGGGCCGCGGGCCGCTTCCGCAGCGTCATCCGGCCCGGGCAGGGCCTGGAGGCGATCGAAGTCGATGCGGGCTACACGACGTACCAGCATCACGAGCAGGAGTCCTCCGGCATTCTCGGTGCGATGTACGAGCGCGAGATCGTGAGCGGCGAGGCTCGGGTACGGCACGGGCGATGGGGTCCGTTCACATCGGGCGCCATCGGAACCAGAGTCTCGTTTGAGGACTTCGGATACGGAGGCGTGCTCTACAACCCGGATTCCCGGCGCAGGACGCAGGCCGCGTATCTCCTCGAGGAGATACAGCTCGATCCGGTCTCGATCGAGGCCGGGCTCCGCTACGATCGGGTCGAGCTGGAACCGGACGAGGAGGACCCGACCTCCGACATCGGACACATCCGCTCACGTTCCTTCGACGCGCTTTCCGGATCGCTGGGTGCGCTTCTGCGGCTGTCCGGCCCCCTCACCGTGGGTGGGAGCGTGGGCCGCGCCTTTCGCACCCCGGATGTACACGAACTCTACTCGGAGGGGCCGCACCTCGCGTCCAATTCCTTCGACGTCGGCAATCCCTCGCTCGAGACGGAAACCGGACTCGGGATCGACCTGTTCGGGCGGCTCACCGGACAACGCCTGAACGCCGAGGCGACGTGGTTCCGCAACGCCATCTCGGGCTACATCTTTCCGCAGGCGACGGGGAAACTCAGCCGCGTCCGGCTCCCCATCTACCAGTTCGTGGGAGAGGACGCCGTGCTCACCGGCTTCGAGGGCGTGCTCGAGTGGTCGATGCCGGCCGGATTCAAGGTGGAGGCCGCCGCGTCGTACGTGCGCGGCACGCTCAGCGCCACAGACGAGCCCCTCCCGTTCATGCCCCCGCTCCAGGGCCGCTTCGCGATCGGCTATTCCCCGGTGGACTGGTTCGTGGAGGCCGAGACGCGGATGGCGAGGAGCCAGGAGCGGACCGGAAGGTTCGAGGAACCGACCGACGGATACGCGATCTTCGGCGTCTCGGGCGGCATGCGCTTCACCTTCGCCGGCCGGCTGCACGTCGTCACGCTCCACCTCGAGAATCTCGGCGACACCGAGTACCGGCATCACCTGTCGAGGGTGAAGGAGATCATGCCCGAGGCCGGCAGAGCCCTCAGCGTCTCCTACCGCGTCGTCTTCTGA
- a CDS encoding cytochrome P450, whose translation MKESAGSAVPSPPGPKGQRLRNLRERTSDFSEFANRLRHEYGDIVSFELPFMKCCIVFDTELIREVLVTQQPYFRPWFPGDLTDDFKYGSISLHQGEEHRRRSEFMASAFAGDSEGAYAAIIAEKALRLRGRLLSLAGDDGGEGADLVKEFERFAWDAIVEIVLGRDVQLPRRLGEDALDLQKMYLLLDIVPGPKLLKSLPLPTLRRGRKSVKLVDDALYAAMLKARASGYSRNDIVAKYVRAMDLDGAAGGLDTDQAIRDELIILLTAFIDAPTSALAFGVHYLAANPDVRRKVEREADAVLNGGSIDETAFDRLPYTSAVLDEVLRIDPPTPVMLPKEATEDRLLGGYRISEGTLVHVAMRALHHAPEHWDRTSDFRPERWLENPRPPCPAHAYIPFGLGPHFCQGMDIARRLFMFAVAVLAERLRLEPRSAEPPNRNDAAVGVVGPWTADVRERHG comes from the coding sequence ATGAAGGAATCAGCCGGCAGCGCCGTACCTTCACCGCCCGGTCCGAAGGGTCAACGACTCCGGAACCTTCGAGAGCGGACGAGCGACTTCAGCGAGTTCGCGAACCGGCTCCGCCACGAGTACGGAGACATCGTCTCCTTCGAACTTCCGTTCATGAAGTGCTGCATCGTCTTCGACACCGAACTCATTCGCGAGGTCCTGGTCACGCAGCAACCGTACTTTCGGCCATGGTTTCCCGGCGACCTCACGGACGACTTCAAGTACGGCTCGATCTCTCTGCACCAGGGCGAAGAGCATCGGCGACGAAGCGAGTTCATGGCGTCGGCCTTCGCCGGCGACTCGGAGGGCGCCTACGCGGCGATCATCGCCGAGAAGGCGCTCCGCCTGAGAGGCCGGCTCCTTTCCCTCGCGGGCGACGATGGGGGCGAGGGCGCCGACCTCGTCAAGGAGTTCGAACGTTTCGCCTGGGACGCCATCGTCGAGATCGTCCTCGGCCGCGACGTCCAGCTTCCCCGTCGACTGGGCGAAGACGCGCTCGACCTGCAGAAGATGTACCTGCTGCTGGACATCGTGCCCGGACCGAAGCTGCTCAAGTCGCTGCCCCTGCCGACCCTCCGGCGGGGGAGGAAGAGCGTGAAGCTCGTCGACGACGCGCTCTACGCCGCCATGCTGAAAGCCCGCGCCTCCGGATACTCACGCAACGACATCGTCGCGAAGTACGTGCGGGCCATGGATCTCGATGGCGCCGCGGGAGGGCTGGACACCGACCAGGCGATCCGGGATGAGCTGATCATCCTGCTCACGGCCTTCATCGACGCGCCGACCAGCGCCCTCGCCTTCGGGGTCCACTATCTGGCCGCGAATCCCGATGTCCGCCGGAAGGTGGAGCGCGAGGCGGACGCCGTCCTGAATGGCGGCAGCATCGACGAGACCGCCTTCGACAGGCTCCCGTACACCAGCGCCGTACTCGACGAAGTGCTCCGGATCGACCCGCCGACGCCCGTGATGTTGCCCAAGGAGGCGACGGAGGACCGTCTGCTCGGCGGGTACCGGATTTCCGAGGGGACGCTCGTTCACGTGGCGATGCGGGCACTGCACCACGCACCGGAGCACTGGGATCGGACGTCGGACTTCAGGCCGGAGCGCTGGCTCGAGAATCCGCGCCCACCCTGTCCGGCCCATGCCTACATCCCGTTCGGCCTGGGCCCTCACTTCTGCCAGGGGATGGACATCGCCAGGAGGCTCTTCATGTTCGCCGTGGCGGTGCTCGCCGAGCGGCTCCGGCTGGAACCCCGGTCCGCCGAACCGCCGAACCGGAACGATGCCGCCGTCGGCGTGGTGGGACCGTGGACGGCGGACGTCAGGGAGCGACATGGCTGA
- a CDS encoding cytochrome P450 — protein sequence MRRLAADYTGFFHWLYERWGDIVYFEVPNGRHCAVFDPDIAEEALGRNPELFQKDTPAFAFEVIQSPCLARTPFGDEHRRLTDLMLTAFTPERTEAFRRIAVSEASSFAEGFTAGSTVDFRAEVERYTWNALTTSMLGAGSELGPGPGLAMLRAAKLSFIVFAMPGYKLIRKLPLPHDLKARKAIRPLDTAVYDSIRKARDPDSRETSLIAHFVQATERGESDWSFSSDSEIRDEAYAAFVGAWDPAVHAMAYIPHYLSRNPGVRARLEEEVDRVAGDRPLRAEDLERLPYAEAVFNELLRLQPAAPLLVPRRAVQDTSLGGYFIPKGTLVDVVTHVMHRRVDYWRDAEEFKPERWLEGQACPRGVYKPFGIEPRGCKGIPLAMAVCVSGLAGLARKWRLEPESDELPADGLEVGLLSGPIRTRVVPRALRLQT from the coding sequence ATGCGCCGGCTGGCGGCCGACTACACCGGCTTCTTCCACTGGCTCTACGAACGCTGGGGCGACATCGTCTACTTCGAAGTGCCCAACGGCAGGCACTGCGCGGTCTTCGACCCGGACATCGCCGAGGAGGCCCTCGGGCGGAATCCGGAGCTGTTCCAGAAAGACACTCCGGCTTTCGCTTTCGAGGTCATTCAGTCCCCCTGCCTCGCCAGGACGCCGTTCGGCGACGAGCACCGACGCCTCACGGATCTCATGCTCACCGCGTTTACTCCCGAGCGGACCGAGGCATTCAGGCGGATCGCCGTCTCGGAAGCCTCGTCCTTCGCCGAGGGGTTCACGGCGGGAAGCACCGTCGATTTCCGGGCCGAGGTCGAGCGCTACACATGGAACGCGCTGACGACTTCGATGCTCGGCGCCGGGAGTGAACTGGGCCCGGGGCCGGGTCTCGCCATGCTGAGGGCGGCCAAGCTCAGCTTCATCGTGTTCGCCATGCCCGGTTACAAGCTGATCAGGAAACTGCCCCTGCCGCACGATCTGAAGGCGCGCAAGGCGATCAGACCGCTTGATACGGCCGTGTATGACTCGATCCGGAAGGCCAGGGATCCCGACAGTCGGGAAACGAGTCTGATCGCGCACTTCGTCCAGGCGACGGAGCGGGGAGAGTCGGACTGGTCCTTCAGCAGTGACTCGGAGATTCGCGACGAGGCGTACGCGGCGTTCGTCGGCGCCTGGGATCCGGCTGTTCATGCGATGGCCTACATTCCGCACTACCTGAGCCGCAATCCGGGGGTTCGGGCGCGGCTCGAGGAGGAAGTGGATCGCGTCGCCGGCGACCGGCCGTTGCGTGCCGAGGACCTCGAGCGGCTTCCTTACGCCGAGGCCGTCTTCAACGAGCTGCTTCGTCTTCAGCCTGCAGCCCCGCTCCTGGTGCCCCGCCGGGCGGTGCAGGACACGTCGCTCGGCGGCTACTTCATACCAAAGGGCACTCTGGTCGACGTCGTCACGCACGTGATGCACCGCCGGGTCGACTACTGGCGGGACGCCGAGGAGTTCAAGCCTGAGCGCTGGCTGGAGGGACAGGCGTGCCCGCGCGGGGTCTACAAGCCGTTCGGCATAGAGCCCAGAGGCTGCAAGGGCATTCCCCTCGCCATGGCTGTCTGCGTCTCCGGACTCGCCGGCCTGGCCCGGAAATGGCGACTGGAGCCGGAATCCGACGAGCTGCCGGCCGACGGCCTGGAAGTCGGCCTCCTGAGCGGCCCCATCCGCACCAGGGTCGTGCCTCGAGCCCTGCGGCTCCAGACCTGA